A window of Rhinolophus ferrumequinum isolate MPI-CBG mRhiFer1 chromosome X, mRhiFer1_v1.p, whole genome shotgun sequence contains these coding sequences:
- the LOC117024129 gene encoding high mobility group protein HMG-I/HMG-Y-like: MSKSNSKSSQPLASKQEKDGTEKRGRGRPRKQPPKEPSEVPTPKRPRGRPKGSKNKGAAKTQKTTTTPGRKPRGRPKKLEKEEEEGISQESSEQEQ, translated from the coding sequence ATGAGCAAGTCGAACTCGAAGTCCAGCCAGCCCTTGGCCTCCAAGCAGGAAAAGGACGGCACTGAGAAGCGAGGGCGGGGCAGGCCTCGCAAGCAGCCTCCGAAGGAGCCCAGTGAAGTGCCAACACCTAAGAGACCTCGGGGCCGACCAAAGGGGAGTAAAAACAAGGGTGCTGCCAAGACCCAGAAAACCACCACGACTCCAGGGAGGAAACCAAGGGGCAGGCCCAAAAAactggagaaggaggaagaagagggcatTTCGCAGGAGTCCTCAGAGCAGGAGCAGTGA